The sequence CGACAGATTGCTTCATGTTAAAACGTTATATGAAGCATTTAAGAGAGTCAAAGCCTCTGGAGGCACTGGTGGAATAGATCATCAGGACATAGAGGGCTTTGAGTCTAGTATTGGTGACAATCTCTCTCATCTGGTAGAAGAACTGCGGAGTAATACATACAAACTATTGCCTGTGAAAAGGGTAGAGATACCCAAGGGCAATGGCAAGATGAGACTTCTTGGCATTCCAGCAGTTAGAGACCGGGTAGTGCAACAGGCACTGCTCACAATTTTACAGCC comes from Oceanispirochaeta sp. M1 and encodes:
- a CDS encoding reverse transcriptase domain-containing protein; the encoded protein is MTGRVYYSLYDRLLHVKTLYEAFKRVKASGGTGGIDHQDIEGFESSIGDNLSHLVEELRSNTYKLLPVKRVEIPKGNGKMRLLGIPAVRDRVVQQALLTILQPIYEEDFHPSSYGYRPRRSCHQAISKASLFMRKYEL